Within Macaca nemestrina isolate mMacNem1 chromosome X, mMacNem.hap1, whole genome shotgun sequence, the genomic segment TGAGAAAGTCTGGAATTTTGAGGGATGCCAGGTCTACTATGCCTGGAATGCAAAGTGCTGTGGGGAGATAGATGATGACGGATAGTGGAAGATAAGACAAGTCAAATAGTGAAGAgccttttaatggcaaaaacagcaataacttttgcaccaacttaatagatttttatggagacttcattaTGTAGGCATCATTGATTAAACTATTGGTCATTGGCTATCAAGTTGACCTTaagcccctcttccctccctggaGGTTAAAGTCCCAACCTTCTTTTCATGCTttgtctttctggtgaccagccccacACTGAAGTTATTAGTCaatcattagcatacaaaaagacagCAGTTTGGAGATCCCAAGGACTTTAGGAGTGGTATGCCAGGAAATGGGaggaagaccaaatatatatatttcacaatatcacagtagtccatttatttttattgctgagcaaTACCCCATTTATGAATATACAATTGTTTTGTTCATTCTCCTGTTGATGAAAGTCTGGCTAGTTTCCAGATTGGGCACTATTGCAAATAGTATTGCTATGTCTTTTGGTGGACATAAGCACTCATTGCTCTTGGATATACACCCAGCACCTTTACCccttagtttttaaattaatttttttgaagtctTTGTAGATTCACatacagttgtaagaaataatacagagagatcccatGTACGATTTACTCATGTTCTCCCAGTGGTATCATCTTGTAAATTAGCCTTCAATATCACAACCAAAATTTTAACATTGATATAGTCAAGACACTAGGTATCACAAGGACCCCTCCTGTTTCTCTCTCATAGCCATATCCATTTCTCACATGCTCTCCATCCCCTGCCTTGTTCTTTAACTGCAGCAACCAATAATTTGTTcccttctccatttctataatattgtcatttcaagaatAAGGATTTTCAAGAAATAGGGAAATGGAGAATAATGctatagtggcttaaaacagaaCAAATTGATTACTttgtagttctggaggtcagattGTCAGAGGCGTTTGAGCCAGAGCTACTTCATCTAGAATAGGggctggataaaaaaaaaaaggctgagacctactgggctgcattcccaggaggttaggcatttttagtcacaggatgagataggaagtcaacagaagatacaggtcacaaagaccctgctgataaaacaggatgcggTAAAGAAGCCAgcaaaaacccaccaaaaccaaaatggcaatgaaagtgacctctaGTTGTCCTCACTGCTTAtcatacactaattataatgcattagcatgctaaaagacactcctaccagcactatgacagtttacaaatgccatggcaacgtttGGAAGTCACTCcatatagtctaaaaaggggagaGACCCTAAGTTCTGGGGAAATATCTCCCCTTTCCTAGAAAAATCATGAATAATCCACtgcttgtttagcatataatcaagaaataactacaaGTATACTCAATCGAGCAGCCCATACTGCTGTTCTGCCTATGGAGTAaccattcttttactttcctgataaacttgctttcactttactctatggactcacctCAAATTCTTTTTTGTGCGAGGTCCAAGaactctctcttggggtctggatcgaaCATCTTTCCAGTAACAAGATGAAAGTCGAAAATGGGCTAAAACTGAGCTAAAACTAAGGTGTCCACAAAGCTGCATTTcttctggaagctctaggggagaatcaaTTTCCTTGActctcccattttatagaaggcACCTGCATTCATTGGTTCAtgaccccttcctccatctttaaTATCAGCAACACAGCATATTCAAATCTCTCTGAATCTGACACTCTTCCATCTTAATGACTcttgtgattatattgggcccacctggataatacAGCACCCTTTCCCTATCTTAAAACCCTTAACCCAATGACATcccaagtcccttttgccatgtaaggtaacatatttatAGGTCCCATGGATTAGAACATGGATGTCTTTAGAGGGCCATTATCTTGCCTGCCACATCCATCTTTCTGGAAGAAGTCTACctgttttccatttaaaataaataaataaataattaccaCACATACAACTCAATATCCAAAAACAGACATCCTCTGGTTGTGGTTGGAAGGGATCTAAAACTCCTTCACTTCCCAAGGCAACAACAGTTGGGATAATCATTAGCAGAGATTCCTAAGGCCTCCTCCTACACTGATGTTCCAGGGACTTAGAACTATATCTGCTACCTTAGAATTGAAGCTGTGCAAATGTCTCCTCTTCCTAGTATATGTCTGCCCACTCCCAGGAGGACACACTGGAATCATCGAATACACTGGTGCCTGGATCCCAATACTAGAGATTATAATTTGATTTGAGGATATGGTCTGGGCTTTGGAATCTTTAAAGGGTTCTAATGTGCAGACAAGTTTTTGAGCCACTGCCTCAaagggttgttgtaaggatttaAAGCTCACAAAACATACGATAACTGGGACAGGCCTCATGGcctcccacctgtaatctcagcactttgggaggctgaggcaggcagatcacttgaggccaggagttcaagaccagcctggccaacatggtgaaaccccatctctactaaaaatacaaaaattagccaggcatgatggtgtgtgcctgtagtgtcCCAcctcctagggaggctgaggcaggaggagaaccacttgaaggttgcaatgagccaggattgcaccactccactccagactgggcaacagagtgagatgaagggaaggggaggggaggggagaaagaagaaagaaagaaagaaagaaagaaagaaagaaagaaagaaagaaagaaagaaagaaagaaagaaagaaagaaagaaagaaagaaagaaagaaagaagagagagagagagagagagagagagaggaaggaaggaaggaaggaaggaaggaaggaaggaaggaagagaaagaaagagaaagaaagaaagaaagaaagaaagaaagaaagaaagaaagaaagaaagagaaagaaagaaagagagagagagagaaaggaaggaaggaaggaaggaaggaaggaaggaaggaaggaaggaaggaaggaagacagggaaagaaaagaaaggaaaagaaaagaaaggaaagaaagaaagaaagaaagaaaaaaagaaagaaaagaaaaagaaaagaaagaaaaaagagaacatatGATAACTTACTTTTCCTTGCAAGTGTTGGCTTACCAGGAAGGAAACTGATGAGAGTGCCAGGTCCAGGACAGTTTAGAAGGTTtgtctggcctcagtttcctcatatgcatAATAAGGATAACCATATCTAGGCTACAAAATGTTTTATACGTGTTTTATAAACTATAAAGTACTCCCCAATAGCTTttgtacatacacacactctccaCCCTCACTTCACACTCCATTCCCCACTGCCTTCAGAAACAGGACCCAAGGTAGTTTTCCTGACCTTTATTGGCACTACAATATGTGAGAGTAGTAGGAGGTGGGAAAAGCCTGAAGGCCTTCCTGACAAGGAGGCAGGACAAGGCCTGACCACcccaaaagaaatcaagaaatacaAGTAAGTATCTCTTAGGTCCCAATGCCAGGCAAGTCCAGGAGCATCACATGGTCAATGCAGGATCCACACCCACAGTAGAAAAGTTGGCCTGGAACTACAGAAAGGGCACAAACTATTAAGTTAGACAGTCCTGTGACCTTGGGAAGTTATTATACTTCTTTGAGTCTGTTCTCTCCtgtataaaatggggatagtcaTATCACTCCTCTCCATAGAACTAAGGTATAGATGAAATGAGACCAAAGATAAGACGGTAATATATAGAGTAAATAGAAATTGCAGTGAAATATCTTAGAGCTACCCACTCATACTACAAAGAAAGATTGAGTCACTGTGAAGTCTTCCTAAATTTTATTGGCACTGAAATAGAACATGGATTGAGCATAAACCCctccaaaaacaatttttaaaaaacccaaaaagtaCACAAAAAACCCCTGAATACAAAATCTAACCTTTCTCCCCAGCCTCCCTAAGGGTAAGTTACTGACTCTAAGGCAGCTATTAATAGATTGCCCTACAATTCCAGGTTTGAATTTAGCCAATATAGGACATATCACCAAGTGAGTGTCAATAATTCACAGCAATGCACACAAGACTCCTCAAGGTCAGGCACAGAGTCGGGGGTGGTGGACAGGGGAATTGAAGGAGGCTCTAAGCTAGGGGCATTGCATGGTGGGACAGGATGGCCCCTTGAGGACTGAACCCTGGGGAGAAGACAAACaggaataataaaaacaaataacaagtaCTTTAAGAATGAATTGTATGACCTATAGTGACAGATGACATCACTAATACTGAAAGcttcttatattaatatttttggcaAAATGTCATTTTGTAATATAGTATATGCTTTCCAAGTGTGGGGGTGGTAAAGGAATGAGGCCAAAATGATCCTGCCCCAAGACTAATATCTTCTAATGGTGCATTAGCAAGGAAGGCAGAAATCAGTATTTAGATATCAGTAAAATACATAATACTATAGAAAGAAGAAGAGCACACGTGAGACAGAGAAGGAGGTGGATGCTCCTGGGTTGAGAGAAATGGGTGAGGGTGTGGAAGGAACTAGGCCAGAATACCCAGCAGCTCTCTGGTTTACAGCTCCAAGGGACAGAACAGCTGGTGTCAAGACCTGGGTTAGAGGTTTGTCAAACAGAGGCAGGGCCCAGTCACCACTTTGGAGGGGAGTGATGAGAAGGGGATTTTGGTCACGTGAGAGGGTTGAGTAAACTGGGATCAGGGCACAGACTTCTCTCACCATATTCAGCTTCTTGCACTCACTCCCTAGTTGAGCCTACTGGCATCAAGCTCTAGATGCCAAGCCCGGGATGGCTGTGGAGCAGGAGCTGTGGCCCAAGTAGCTCTGAGAGGGGAAGAGACCTAAAACCCCTGGCAGGGAAAATACTGAAGCTAGGTGTGAACATATCCTCTCTTCACAAGAGTCCTGATGGGGCTGACTGAGCTTTTGGGTACTCACCCCTACTGTTATAGCTGGAGAGGATTTGGGGATTGAAGAAGGAAGGGGCAGATCCTACGAAGTGACCGCAGATCTGGAATAATAAGTAAGGGGTAGCTCTGCCCACAGAGCTCACTTTAGACAGGCCTATACTCCTATAAGGAATTGGGGTAGGATCTTCTACTCAGCCTTGCCAGAACAGAATGGCCTTCTAGTACGTTTGGTGAAGCCTCTTGAAGGCACTGTTTCCCCCATCCACCCTGGGGAGAAATTGAGTCCCTAAAGTCAATGACAAGGCTTATTGAGGCTGAGTTTATAACAGGTCCAATCTGGGAGGTAGAAACAAAAATGACTGAACATCTTTTTATCCCTCAGTCATTACAAAGCCTAAATAACTCTAAACGGGATGGGCACCGGGAGGACAAATTTTAGGTCAGTTGACATCCTGGAGCAGATATCCAAGGTCCTGCCTCATTCCCTAAACTGCGTAATACTCTAACCCTGTAAATCTCAGGACCCTGAAGAAGAAGGCAGTGgtaagggaggggaggggagctaGCTTCCAACCTACTCCACACTTGACTCCCATAGGACAACAGTAAGTGTAAGGGTATTTGCAAAATCAAGTGGAAAGTACCTCTGGGCTGGGCAAGTAGGATATTCTAGCAATACAGATTAAAtggaacagagaagagaaaggaggttCCATTGGCACCATAATGAGCCATTCATTTGCCCAGGGAAGTGGGTGGGGGCTAAGGGGCTAGGTTTGGTCCCATGGCTACACTAAATGCTTGGCATGACTCCAGGGCTGCTCTAGTTAGTGGCTCCAGCACAGTATGAGTTAGGTGAGTTAGGTGTAGGAGTGTGGGGACAAGGAAAAAGGGAGGAGGGGTCCCTAGAGGCTGGGTGCCCATTACATGGACTCAAATTCGTCAATGCGCTGCTTGGTGTTGCCCTGCCGGATCTGGCGCAGGGTCTTGTATTTGTCTCGGCCCAGTCGCATGTTCTCAGCATGGATCATGTCATTGGCAGTCTTCTTGGACTCATCTCGCGCATTGGCCAGCTCCGAAGTGAGGGCCTGTGAGGGTGCACAGGAACACAGAGGTCAATGGCTTTCTCTCATTTTACCTCCTGTTATTTGACCagacttctcttctcttctgtttccttctttcttcctcaccctttctctctatatataaatattgaGTCATTTCCAACTCTGTTAGAACTGCAGTGGggcaagaatatttttaaaaaataaaataaaacagacttaGGGGACCAGCTGATAATGGGTACTCTCTGAGAGTAGAACAACATACCAAAGATTCAGGTGGGAATTTTGTCAGCTAGATATTTTCTTAATGTAAGAGGTGAATGTAGTGAGTGGGAGGTGGGGCAGAGAGAAAATCTCAAAAAGGGAAGAGATAGCCCAAGGTCTGATTAATAAGGGAGAGGTACCTATCCTTAAAGCTGTCACTTAAGAAAGGCTTGGGCTCCCACACAGCACTGGGACAGGATCTTATACCTATCTCCCATGATGGTTAGAGAATACCATGGGCTACTAAATCAATGCATATAGTCTCCTTGACCCTTGGCCCTACTCGGATACCTTCAGGTGCTTCTGCACACGCTCATTCTTCTCCGCCTCAGTGGTACGTTCCTCCTCACTGCGGTCCTTGGCCATAGCATCAGCCCGTAGGTCAGCACTAGCTTCTGCCCCATTCTCATCCTGCTCATCCTGCTCATTCTCAGCAGGCTCAGCCACATGAGGTGTACTCATGGCAGTCTTCAGCTCAGCACGGGTCTTCTCCAAGTCTTCCTGTACCATCTGGGCCTGTACAGcgacagaaggagagaaagacTTTCAGTGAGACCAGTTAAACTGTGGCATCCTGTATATGCCTAGAATGGTCTGGCAAGAGGCAGGCACCAGGTAGGACAAGACACTTCATCTGCCTGATCCTTAGTTTCTTCAGCCATAAAACAAGAGCAATTGTACCAACTTCCTAAAGGTATTGAAGAACTCCAATACTTTGAGGAAACCATGAGTACCTTCTCCCATGATGCCTGCTGTAGGAAGTATGAAAGAGGGAGGGAGCCAAAACATAAGGAATCTAAGGAGCTGTAACCTATGCATATGGTACCCATTCCCTCAATGCTTTGTTTTACGCCCTGTGTCTTACCTTCTGCTGCCACTCCACAGCCTCACTCTCCTTCTTCTGTCGGGCCATCTCCAGCTGGGAGATTCGAGCTGTCAGCTCTGCCATTTCCAAGGCCTACGGAAAAATTGGAAGCCTGTGAGAGCTGGGCCTTCTGGTCCTCAGAACCCAGGTGTCTTCAACCCAAGTTCCCCTGGGGGACTAGTAAGGGACCTACTGCTCCACTTGCTTGCTGCCTCAGAGACTCTTTTACCACACCACTTCATTCCAGTCCCATCTTTCCTGACCACCACTTCAAGTCAGAGTTCCCCCACCTAGACTGTAGGCCTCCTGAAGACAAACAATATGCCATCTCTGTCCCTTCCTCATTATCTCTCCCCATGCCCCTCTTGGCAAGTATGCAGCTGGGGCCTCAGTAAAGCTTTGGCCATCACTGGGTCACTTCCTGAAGTGGCAGATCCTTTCCTGATATCCTAGAATGCTCAGGATTCCACTAAGACTCTTCCCAGGACAAGTACAGGAAAGACACTCAAGTGTCACAAGGTGATCTGAACAAGGAAAAAAGCTTATGCACACCTTGGGTAAATCTCCCATGACAGCTTCCTCATGAGAGACAGGTCTTGGTTCCCTATATTCCCACCTCCAACAATAGAGGGGAAGAGTATATGTCAAGGAGTTTGGACCACAGGTTCTTCACTTCTGTGTCACAGAACCCTTGGAAACTGTGATGAAAGTATTGATGCCAAACTGTGATGAAAGTATTGATGAAAGTATTGATGAAAGTATTGATCCCAAAATGCATAGACACAGTTGCATGTGATTTCAGGGAGCAAAGCTTTCAAACAGAGGCAGAAATGGGTTCTAATCCTTATTTAGCCACAACTGTGTGACCTTTGGTGAATCTCTTCTCTGAGCTCTAATTTCCTTATCTGGGCATATTATCTCATATGAGGTTAATCCCATAGGGTTACTGGGAAGAAGAAATAAGtaaggaaaagggaaatatttcCAACACAGCAACATACAGCAGGAACTCAAGTATGAGTTCCTTttgttcctttctccttcccttttctttgccaGGCCAATCAGCTCAGATACCCAAGggtaaagaaaatgaacagaaactAAGGGTTAGGGAAGATTGCAAAAATTCCTGGGCCACACTAGTGACTTCTCAGCTTGCTTCTGAACTAGTTATTTGCTGGAAGCCCATGGAGTGGTAGCCTGCTCTAAAGAGCCAGCATGTAAGCAAAAGTATCTATAAGTAAGTAGGCAGACAAGGAAGAAAGCTCAGTTCCCAAAACCCCAGTCCATCCCACAGCTTTACCAGCTGTTCCTGAGTCTTTTTCTGGTCCCGGGAGGCCTGCAGCAAGGCCTCCTTGGCCTCTTCAGCTTCTTGACGCTCCTTGGCAAGCTTTTCAGCCTCGCTCTGGGCACGCTTCCGTTCCTGCTCAAGTTCCAGAGCCCTACGGGTCTGTTCTTCCAGTTCTGGGCAGAAAAGGAGGGGAGAAGGCAGTGAAGAGCACAGAGATAAAGATGACACATTAGCTTCCTTCCTGGAAATGATCCACCCCAGGACAAAGCTGGCAGAAAGTTCTGAGTTCTCTTCTTGCCCATTCTTTTTCTAGTCTGTAGCCACACCTGAACTATATTGTCTGTGTGTACAGCTCAGGAAGAAGGTTCTCCAGCTCAGAGTGAGGTCTGGAAAAACCCAATCTCCAAGGTGACTCCAAGCCTCACCTTGCTGAGCCTTCTTAGTCTGTTCCTCaatctgcttcagcctctccatCAGCTCCTCCTTCTCCCGTTcaatcttctctttctctttttctgccatTTCACGCTTCTTCTTCTCATTTTCCAGCATAGCACTAGGGAAGGAGATAAAATGGATAGAACAGGATAGTAAAGCTCCATAAAAGCCtggggaggccaggcatggtggctcacgcctataatcccagcactttgggaggccaaggcgggcagatcatgaggtcaggaaatcgagaccatcctggcaaacacgatgaaaccctgtctttactaaaaatacaaaaaattagctgggcgtagtggcatgcgccCGTAgccctagctattcgggaggctgaggcaggagaatcgcttgaacctgggaggcggaggttgcagtgagctgagattgcaccactgcactccagcgtggacaacagaacaagactccattttcaaaaaaaaaaaaaaaaaagcctggggaATTGCAAGGCTTGCTGCCTCTGGGTCTCTCAACCCAACTTTCTCAACACACTCAGGGATTGTGAGTTTGGGCCACCCTCCCTTACCTCTATACCTTTGTCCTCATATCACAGCCCCACATAGGCCAGTGTACACGGGGCCCTGTCAATGTGCCCCTGAGTCAGGAATCCTAGCTCTCCCACCAACCCACTGGGTGACCTTAGCTATGTCACTGCTTTGCTCTTGTTCCCCTATCTTGAAAATGGTCCAATAAGACCTGCCCTATATACCTTGTAGGGAGACAAGTTTTGGCTCTCTGCTGGGATGAAGTGCTTCAAGTCCAGTAATCTCTATGGCTAGTGCATCAGTCCTCAGGTCCAAATCTGTCTGCCCTAAAGCCCAGCTCTAGGCTTCTTTTTCCCAGAGTTTGTTACAAATCTGGAATAGGTATTTGCTTTTTCTTGCCCTAGCACCTCTTCCAGGAACCTTCTTATCTCCCTTGGCTAGGTATTCTCCATCTGAGCCCTCAGAATACTTGGCTtacccttctccccacccctcttCTATGGTTTTTTCTCCATAGCAATTCTTAACCATCTTATGTACCAcataatttgcttatttattatgTTTGTCTCCTCCCCACTAGAATGCTAGCttcacaaaagcagagatttttggtcttttcttattcattgctcaataaatatttattaagtgaatgaatggcATGGCGTTTGTACCTTGAGTTATGTATATATTGTTTTCCCTCTCTCTGCTACTAGACTGAGTAGACTGTGAGGTCCTACAGGGCAGGTTCCTGCTAGATCCAGCTCTGTAAAAACTGCCCCTCAAACTTGGtaaatgttttctgaataaaTGTGAACATTGGTGTCTAACTTCTTATCTATGAAGTCCTAGGTTGGCCTCATGTCCTGACTTAGCAGGCTGGGTACCTTTGAGAAGCTTCCttgccccagccctggcccccCACATCAGTGTGCAGCACCTACCGCTCCATCTGCTTCTGGTGCTTCTCCTCCCGGGCCTGTGCCTTCATCTGCTGCACCTCAATGGTGTCAGGCTTGCGACGGCGCATGTATAGTTCATGATTCCCCATGCACAAGGCCAAGATACGCTTGTTAATCCGCAGCCGGGGAGCATAGAAGACGAAGTCCTGGTGGGAAATCAGCAATCAGAAAGAATTCGGAGGGCCAGGTGAAGGTGATCTTCTGCCTTCTGAAAAGCTAAATCCAAAAGCACTGAAAAGAATGTTTAATCTAACCTCCTGCACTACAGATGGGAAGACTAATTATCAGAGTGGTAAAGTGACTTACCCAGGGTCAGACAGCAGGCAGACCAAAGACTAGAAACCCAGGTTTCTTGACTCTGAAACCCGTGTTCTTCCCACAATTTCTTTCAATCTTTGCTTATGAAAGCAT encodes:
- the LOC105476700 gene encoding moesin, which gives rise to MPKTISVRVTTMDAELEFAIQPNTTGKQLFDQVVKTIGLREVWFFGLQYQDTKGFSTWLKLNKKVTAQDVRKESPLLFKFRAKFYPEDVSEELIQDITQRLFFLQVKEGILNDDIYCPPETAVLLASYAVQSKYGDFNKEVHKSGYLAGDKLLPQRVLEQHKLNKDQWEERIQVWHEEHRGMLREDAVLEYLKIAQDLEMYGVNYFSIKNKKGSELWLGVDALGLNIYEQNDRLTPKIGFPWSEIRNISFNDKKFVIKPIDKKAPDFVFYAPRLRINKRILALCMGNHELYMRRRKPDTIEVQQMKAQAREEKHQKQMERAMLENEKKKREMAEKEKEKIEREKEELMERLKQIEEQTKKAQQELEEQTRRALELEQERKRAQSEAEKLAKERQEAEEAKEALLQASRDQKKTQEQLALEMAELTARISQLEMARQKKESEAVEWQQKAQMVQEDLEKTRAELKTAMSTPHVAEPAENEQDEQDENGAEASADLRADAMAKDRSEEERTTEAEKNERVQKHLKALTSELANARDESKKTANDMIHAENMRLGRDKYKTLRQIRQGNTKQRIDEFESM